The Musa acuminata AAA Group cultivar baxijiao chromosome BXJ1-8, Cavendish_Baxijiao_AAA, whole genome shotgun sequence genomic sequence GTGCTGAATCTGTCTAGATTTGGGACATGTATTTATATCCACGCTTACTGTTTTTGCAGAGCGGATGAGGGTGTTGCTTGGGTGCACCGAGGTCTTCCTTTTTCTCCCTTGAGAGAAGTGTGAAATCATGGCTCATGGTTTCATGTttcaggaagaagaggaggatctaTTTTTCGAGGCGCGGGAAGACATCTCCTCGGTGTTCGATTCTTGTCCCAGCACCCCAACAAAGGACGATATTTTGCCGGAGGATCAGTTCATCAGTCGAGCACCGGCCGGTCCCTTGTTCGACGTCTGGATCACGAGTCCCGACGGCGTGAAAGAACGCCGAGATAAGTTCTTGAGATGGATGGGCATGGATCCCATGAGCGGCTGGCTTCGGAGCTCCACCTATCGAGTTGGACAGATACAGGTCGAAGATGAGATCCAGCCAGACATCGACAGGATCGTGTCGGATATTGGGTCTGTGCCAAGAGGCTATGATACGGAGTATAACCTTTCAGTCTCCAGCCGGTCGAGAGAGGACGCGAGCACATCCTGTGAGGAGGTCTCGGAAGAGAACTCGATATGCAGAATCAAGAATTCGGATGATTACGTGAGAAGCCTTCATGTTGTTGGTTCGAACCGGATATATGATCAATTCAAGAGAAGTTTGGGTCCACTGTCTTTTATCCAGCGGCTCATGCATCGACAAGGTAATGCATCAAGAAAATCCGACATTTCTGTGCAGAAGAAGAGGCTTGGGTGGCTGTGTAGATTAGGTAGTGGGGTTTGCATTGATAgaaaaatctctctgttatcatgcatAACAGATAGGCAAGGTGTGGAGTGTAATTCATCTTCTTCAGACAAAGATAAGAATGGAATTGGTGAGTCTGGGAGAGTGAAAGTTAGGCCATTGAgaaagtggtcaaaggtattgtcTGCAGTCTACAGAGGGCAAGACATCAAAGCACATGATGGTGCAATCTTGACCATGAAGTTTAGCACTGATGGACAGTACTTGGCCAGTGGAGGTGCAGATGCGATCGTCCGGGTGTGGCGTGTCATGGAATGTGAAAGGACAAATGAAATCAGTATTCCCGACTATGATCCTTCGTGCATATACATCACAGTGAATGATAGTGGCAAGTTAACTTTGGTGCACGCTGATAGGCTCAACAAGTCCAAGTCCAGGGGTATGAGGACAACTGCAGATTCAGCATGTGTGGTTATTCCCCCTGCTGTTTTTCGGCTATCTGAGAAACCGGTACATGAATTCCATGGGCATGTTGCAGATGTGTTGGATCTCTCATGGTCATCAAATAAGGTCTGTCACCTTCTTTAATCGACTGTTTTTGTGCCTACGATTTTTCACTTTTGCTTTCAAGAGTCCTGATTCTTCAATTATTTCCATGCAGCATCTATTGT encodes the following:
- the LOC103993219 gene encoding uncharacterized protein LOC103993219 isoform X1 — translated: MAHGFMFQEEEEDLFFEAREDISSVFDSCPSTPTKDDILPEDQFISRAPAGPLFDVWITSPDGVKERRDKFLRWMGMDPMSGWLRSSTYRVGQIQVEDEIQPDIDRIVSDIGSVPRGYDTEYNLSVSSRSREDASTSCEEVSEENSICRIKNSDDYVRSLHVVGSNRIYDQFKRSLGPLSFIQRLMHRQGNASRKSDISVQKKRLGWLCRLGSGVCIDRKISLLSCITDRQGVECNSSSSDKDKNGIGESGRVKVRPLRKWSKVLSAVYRGQDIKAHDGAILTMKFSTDGQYLASGGADAIVRVWRVMECERTNEISIPDYDPSCIYITVNDSGKLTLVHADRLNKSKSRGMRTTADSACVVIPPAVFRLSEKPVHEFHGHVADVLDLSWSSNKHLLSSSEDKTVRLWQVGSDSCLKVFPHTNYVTCVQYNPIDENFFISGSIDGKVRIWDISGGQVVNWVHVGEIVTAICYRPDGKGLVVGTLTGNCCFYDASGDYLQIESQISLQRKKKSPTKRITGFQFCPRDPQTLMVTSADSCIRVFDGIDLVSKYKGFHNGRSQISASFTADGQHIISASEDSNVYVWSSHNAPVSNHVKSRRSCEHFFSSNCSIALSWHGFKSGNRISMTSEVFHSQQVNSEQAGGTKDESKGRLEDSNGNDTLFLSPSHGFALGHEFSKFMPKCSATWPEEKLPLNSAAPNLSKSHHNFLKTSCRNTSHAWGQVILTGGRDGWIRSYQNFGLPVHL
- the LOC103993219 gene encoding uncharacterized protein LOC103993219 isoform X2, producing MGLQEEEEDLFFEAREDISSVFDSCPSTPTKDDILPEDQFISRAPAGPLFDVWITSPDGVKERRDKFLRWMGMDPMSGWLRSSTYRVGQIQVEDEIQPDIDRIVSDIGSVPRGYDTEYNLSVSSRSREDASTSCEEVSEENSICRIKNSDDYVRSLHVVGSNRIYDQFKRSLGPLSFIQRLMHRQGNASRKSDISVQKKRLGWLCRLGSGVCIDRKISLLSCITDRQGVECNSSSSDKDKNGIGESGRVKVRPLRKWSKVLSAVYRGQDIKAHDGAILTMKFSTDGQYLASGGADAIVRVWRVMECERTNEISIPDYDPSCIYITVNDSGKLTLVHADRLNKSKSRGMRTTADSACVVIPPAVFRLSEKPVHEFHGHVADVLDLSWSSNKHLLSSSEDKTVRLWQVGSDSCLKVFPHTNYVTCVQYNPIDENFFISGSIDGKVRIWDISGGQVVNWVHVGEIVTAICYRPDGKGLVVGTLTGNCCFYDASGDYLQIESQISLQRKKKSPTKRITGFQFCPRDPQTLMVTSADSCIRVFDGIDLVSKYKGFHNGRSQISASFTADGQHIISASEDSNVYVWSSHNAPVSNHVKSRRSCEHFFSSNCSIALSWHGFKSGNRISMTSEVFHSQQVNSEQAGGTKDESKGRLEDSNGNDTLFLSPSHGFALGHEFSKFMPKCSATWPEEKLPLNSAAPNLSKSHHNFLKTSCRNTSHAWGQVILTGGRDGWIRSYQNFGLPVHL